In Scomber japonicus isolate fScoJap1 chromosome 3, fScoJap1.pri, whole genome shotgun sequence, the genomic window TTAATAACTGTGAACTTTGATTTGTTAGCATTTATAGATTtcatgaaaaagagagaaaaataaatgctcATAGCAGGTTATTGTGTGAGTAACAGACACAAATGCAGTCTTTATTGTCCTTAATGTGAACTTGTCTTTGCTGTTGTTCTGCACATTGTACCGGGTGTGTGGTCCATGTGACGACATTACTGTTCTTATTGATTAGATACATATCTCACAAGTTATCAATCTATGGGTTACatggttttattattatctgtTCACTACCCAAACAGCTCTAGATATCTGGAGCACACTGTTACAATCAGTGTCACAGTTCTGCTCTTTTCCTGCAACTCTGGTAAATTTCCACTCAGCCCACCTCTGTTCCATTCCTGCcagtcagccacacccacctcatcagttaacccTGTTCACCTGGGCACTCAGCTGCAACCAATCTGTAATCAAGTCAGtatatactcctgttgtccacaCACTCCTGGCCAGATTGTCTTGGCCTACATGCTGGACCTTCCAGCACTCATTCTGGTTTTGACTCTGCTTGTCCCTGACcacctctctttgtctctgccCCGGTACACGCACAGCCTATTGTCCCTAACCACGAGTGTCACCTATTTTCTTCCTGGTTCCTGTctgctgtggctgtgtggcATCCTCCTGCTTCAGTCTTGTCAGGAGAGCCTAGAGACTCTGGTGACCCTGAGCCAAGCCTGTCCCCCTATGCATTCTGCCTATACCTGTTCATTTACCTTGCTGACAGTCATCAATAAAGTTCCCATCAAACTGCTATAGGAGCTTTATTATTAAAAACTCTTGCAGCTCTATCATTGTTGTTTTTGAGCTGCATGTTAACGAgtaaaatggagagagagatatgaGTAGTGAAAGGCAGTAAAGGCCCCAGCCTAGACCAACAGGGCTCCcaaacttttttgttgttgttggacaCAATAGTGAGACACAGTCCGTATGAACATGCACTGTACAGTCAGCTCACTAACTTATACTTATAAACTCTGTCAGGCCTGGAGGTGAAGGGCTTGAACAAGCGTGCATCGGGCCAGTCTTTTGAGCTGATCCTGAAGGATCCAGATCAGTTCAAGGACAAACCCCAGAATCAGCCCCTGCCCTCACCCCCGAAGAAGGAGGTGTCCCTGGAAGAGCTTCAGAAGAGGCTGGAGGCCgctgaggacaggaggaaggtaAGCAGATCCTGTAGTTCATCACATCCTGGTCTCATGATGAAGCTAATTTATTATCTGTATAATGTTTTCCTACCCTGctgatttaattaaatgaaGCTCTTAATTTTgtatacacacaacacagaagCTTAAGAGACTTGACGTTGCCTTTAAAATCATGTCAGATTGTATTTTCTTAGGTCCCATGTAATGATCAAGTTAGAATACTTTCAGCCATATCACAATCACAGTTCTGGTGCAGTTTGGTTGATTACTATTCTATACTATACTGATAGAAGATGAGAATCCTTTACAGTATGTTACACTGATTCCAGTTATCAGGTCTAATTTGACAAACTTAAATCTTTGAAAATGTGctggagaaaaactaaaacgAGTGCTACCTTTGTGAAGAAGgaaaattcaatttaatttaatttaataaaatgtatttgaagatTCCTAACACTGAGCTTTAgcctttttaaagctttattttcAGCTTAGAAATATGGCATGGTATTGATTTTATAAgaggaaaaaatattttgtgtctGTCTTGGTTTGTGAGTTTCATGAATGCATACCTACCCCAAATTCCATCATCATAATCACTACTATTATCACACTAACTCCACCCTATTTGTCTGCTGCACCACATGTCCCCTCCGCCCTAATGTAGTCCCAGGAGGCCCTTGTGCTGAAGCAGCTGGCAGAGAAGAGGGAGCACGAGCAGGAAGTTCTCCACAAGGTGCGTGAGGAGAACAACAACTTTAGCaagaagacagaggagaagcTCTTCCAAAAGATGGAGGTCATTAAGGAGAACCGGGAGGCCCATCTCAATGCGCTGAAACAGCGGCTGCGTGAGAAAGCAAGTCTTCACATTATCTTATGAATacaatattatcattttatcattgaAAGTAGAGCACCATTATGTTTTGTAGCTATGTCTCATTTTAGTAAGTCACACCAACAGCAAACCAACAGCATCCTGGTTGATTTGGTGACACCTGTGGTTACTGGTGGTAAAGTCAATGGTGTTTGATTGACACAAATAGTTTGAAATGATCGGCCACTGGCTGCAGCAAATAAGCCTTAAGTAGCTACTCTgccacaaataaaatataagaaaagcAACCGTCAATAACAACTATACCTCCTCTTCCAATGTTCCAATAGCAGTGCCGTTTTCATCTGTATTATGTGAAATGAGGAAGCTTTCCCCATCACATTCAGTacatgaatatactgtatgtatgaacCCCTTAAGTCATATTTTGAATCCAGCACAGAAAGAACTGACCCCACCACTAAAAAAACTGTATATAGAGATGTTTTAGTTGAATGGAACAGAATGAGTTGGCTATTGCTTTATAAGTAACATAAGTAATGTAATGAAAACCTTAAGAAATTAATGTACCTTTTATGATTTTGTTTAAAATACAGAATGTATTGTCAACTGACACTGAAATTAATTTTGCATTCTCAATCAGTTTTAAACATAGTTACACGTGACAGTTTTAGCAGAGGTTAGCGTAATATCCAGACCAGTCCCCCCTTAGTAAAAGGAGCATTCCTTTTACTAGGACTCACAGTATTTGATGTGAAAATGAGCTACTTCCATTTTCTATTCCACTGAAACCAACAGCAAACTGTGTTTCAATTTTCATGAAATgcaacaaatgttttattttgagacGTTGCACTCATATCACAAAAATCCAGAAGGCAGGATATACAAACACCACCCTTTACTGTGGATGTTGCAGCTGTAGTCAAGTTCTTCTTCTGTTATCTACTTCTCTTGAACTTCAATCTTCAGCTAAACAGAAGTTGATGAGGGAGGGAACTATAATCATCAGTAGCACAGACTATATTTGTCAGGCTAGTATGAAGGGATTCACACTGACGAGCTCCAAAGACTGCTCAGCtagctttttcttttccagtATCAAATGACAAATGAGTGCATTTTCACTTAACTtttgaacattaaatatttagaaTGTACTCTTTTCAAAACTCAAAcattcactttttgtttttcttcattcacTTTTGAGAGGGACACCATGATGTGATCTTTTGCTATAATGAATGTTTGGTGGTTCACATTGACTTTCTATGAAAAGCCGACAGTCAGTTCATGTGCTTCTTATAAAATGAACTAGATTGATTTAAAATAAGACGAGAAAATAATATGAATtgtaaatatagttttaaatgtatgaaaacatacaaatattcTAAACTATTTTCACCCTTCGAGGTGTCACTGAAATGTAAAGAGATACAACACTGGTGAAagttgtaaaaagaaaacattgaagTGGACATGTTATGTTTTATCAAACCACCAACATTTCAAGATCTGATATGGCCAAAAAAACTGCTGAAAAGAGCATCAACGCTTCGTATTGTCCTGAATGTTTCCGTGGTTCAACAGTCTGTCTTGCTTCTAAGTTTTATGTTCCAGAAGCCCCACCTTCCATCATAACTTtgagtttatttcattatacaGGAAGTCCACGCCGCCGAGGTGCGCAGGAACAAGGAGCTGAAGGCTGACCTCTCTGGCTGAGGATATTTTCTACACAAGGCAGCGGATGCTACTTTTGAAAATCTTCTTGTGTGTCAAAGTTTTCCTGTTGTTCAGTATTCACCAATAGCACCAGTGCACCTTTCAGGACTCAAACTAGTAGTAAATCAGCACCAAATAATGCTACTCATCTGTTTCATTTTTGGTAAACCACACATTTGGAACTACAGGTACATAATCTGATAGCAGAGGCAAGTACAGTTGAAATAAAGTCCAATTCTGAGCCAAACAAGGTTCTGTGTTGGGTTTATCTTGTGGGTGAAATAATGTTTTCCTGGGCAATTATATTCTGTgaacaaaaataataacttttcaaaaaatgtgtctacaaagtgcttcacaaacattaaacaaatacacactttaattacaataaaatcaagaaataaacaaagacaatgaataaattaatgttacaacaataataaaaacacaggtCAGAAAGAACTCAGTTAAAAGCTAACCTCTAAAGTGTTTAAGAGCGTGTTAAAAGAGGACACTGAAGTAGCTTATTTGATTTCCAATGATAATGCGTTCCACAATTGAGCAGCCCTTGCCACAAATGCTCTACCACCCTCTGTCTCAAGCCTTATTCTGGGGACTGAGAGCAGCAGCTGGTCAGCAGATCTGAGAGTGTGAGGAAGGGTGTAAGGGGTAAGCAGGTCAGTAATATAGAGAAGTTTCTGTCACTTAGGTACAACTTGAACCAATCAAAGCAACCTCAGTCACGCCTACCCAATTTTCAAGACGGTCAGTAAGTACGGCATGATCGACAGTATCAAATGCAGTAGAGAGATCCAACAACACCAAGACAGTACAGCAGCCAGCATCTGAATTCCTCCTGATATCATTCACAACCTTTAATAGTGCAGTTTCTGTGCTGTGATGAATACAGAAGTAAGATTGAAACTTCAAAAAGTGAGTGATCATTCAGGAATGATATGAGCTGAGAATATACCACTTTCTCCAATACCTTGGCAAGGGAATGTAATTTAGATATAGGTCTAGAGTTGTTAAATCATTGGTGTCAAGATTGGATTTTTTCAGTTGCACGGTTGCACAACTGCCGATTTAAAAACCTAAAGGAACAACCTCCAAAGATTAAGACTAAAGTATCTGAAGATACAAAGGCAGAAACCTCTCTTCATCtaaaggggaagaggaagattaattaattaaaagtctGATTTACCTCTCTAGTAGAGTGAACAGAGATGGCACAATCTGGGCTCTAATGCTTGAAACCTTGTCAACAAAAAAGGATCAAAATTATTCACATCTCGCAATAGAAGAGACTTTGTTAACAACAGGTAAGCGATGGATTAGGGAGTTGATGGTCCTAAATACCAGCCTTGGATTGTGGGGGTTTCGCAGCAATAAGTTGGGAGAAGGATTTGATCTTTCTTCCTTTACAGTTCTGTTGAAATCTTTTaaaagaactttcatgatattAAGATCATGCCTCAATTTAGGGGTTTTCAATTTCTACTCAGCACGTCCACATGCCCTTTTAATGCTCCGGACACAGCCATTTATCCATGGTGGAGGTTTGGATGAAGATGGACAGGCTCTAGATAATTTAAAAGGAGCTACCATGTCCAGTGTTGCCACATGACGTCTTAGAAATCCAGTAGCTAGCTTTTCTGCAGAACATGAAGAATTTCGTGAATCACACTGCTGAGAAAATTGATATGTAGTACAAAAATGCTCAGAAGTTTGCGAAGTGATGGGTCTAAAACGTTTAGGGCCTCTCTGGCCAGAGACATGCTGAGTACAGTTGAAGGTATGGATGAGGTCGAGAAACTCAGATATTACGAGGTAGATTTTCAAATGCTTTTAATGTTATTGTCAGGTTTAGTAGAACAGTTTTTTCTGGTTAATGTTTCCTAACATTTGCAATGACATTAGTGTCCTCATTGTTCACATGAAAGCAGTATCTAATACAAACAATCACTATATGGCATGTAATGTTCCACATTTTAGcataaaataaatgcagtaaTTAAGCATACTGTAGTAACATGATGACCTATCTTAAGATAACACAGTTTAATTCATTTCTAAATTGTGAATGGAAAGCCCAGCAGCTACAATGAGGGGTTAAGTACGTGAGtaccaaatgaacactgaaacatttttgcacaaaattaTTGTGTGACTGAACACTGACCTCAGCACAGTCACATTAAATCCTTGTATTACTTACTATATCTGTTTTATGAGTTTACATTATCATGCTTGTgtgtatgaacaggaggaatgattacatgGAAGAAAACCTCTTTTAGTGTTTATATTTGGGCTACAGGAGCAGATTCATAGTATATATAGGAATTGCTTTGACTGTGCATGCCACAATACAAGGAAGCTATTTGTAAAAAGAGGTGTGTTTGCATTGCATGTACAGGATGTGACAGAGTGGGGGCATATAAGGGCAGTGCATTGCCTATCATTTCATCCTGATGCAAAATATGTGAAGCGAAACATAGACCAGCTCTCCCGGTAATCATCACAGGGTGAGTCTCCAAATAAAGGTCTGTGAAAGGTGACACGTTCCAGCTGCAGGGAGGGGTTCTGTTTGGCTTCAGTCCGAAACATTAACTGGATCACAGTTACCTGCGATATTCCTGTTTGAATGTCTTGGAACTACTGCTGATCTGCTCCCACACTTCAAcggtaattattattaatattgttaataagtattacaacaacaacaacagcaataataataaataacacattaatcattattagtattagtagttgTAGTATAAGTACTGATACTTTATCATTACTTCTTCTAATAGGCCAATTAAACTTGCAAATGAACTTGGTGTAGATTTTCTTTTAACTGGGAaacaatcactttttttttttattgttgcctTGATTGCAACTGAATTGCAGGGTGTGTATTTTAAAACAGTAAGAACTCTAGCAGAAAACTTTGCTTTAATACCAGACTCATTTGAGCCATTTGTTCCACTGACTTCATTCTTAGTCTGTATATTTCTAATGCACAAGgccgccatctagtggacataAGATGGAAGCTCCAAGCAGCAGACAGTTTCAGCGTCAAATAAATTCTATAGTCATTTAGGATTTCTAGGATGAACTCATgtatgaccctaaccctaatcctcaCCCTAACCTTATCATTCATATCATCAGACTTACTGTGAAATGACAACAGTTCTTTGAATCTGTAGTTACTAAAACAAAAGGCGTCCTTTCTATTCAACTCAATGGACATGACAACATCTACAAGTAAACGTCAAAATAATTTtgaaagcaaaaataattgtaACAAATATAGAAAAGTCTTAAAAAGCCTTGCATTCAGATAGAACATGTTTTGAGTGTTATTACTGGCTGTCAGGATACATCACAATCCTATATAAACTAATAGTGGCATTGATTCACCAGTGGATGGTGCTACCTGTAGACCTGTAGCAAACACTGTCACAAGGACGCTCATCAAGTGTCAGCGAAAACCTACTGAACCTACTGAATAATTTCAAACTGATTATTCCATCTGGCCATTTTATGCCACTCTCCAGGTCACAtgaatcaatcagtcaatcaatttttatttatatagagcccAATCACAACATAAGTTATCtgaaggcacttttcacatagaaaaGGTACAGACTGTAATCGACCCAATATTCCCCCACAACCAGGAGTTTTAAGCTGTTTAAGCTTGTAAGTTTTAAGCTTAAACATAGAGAAGGTGTCTGCCACCCGGAACCAAggaggctctgcctcccattctacttttagagatacaaGGAACCTGTAGGCCTGtatgctgggagtgcagtgttctcaTAGGTTCATAGGGTACTATGAGATCTTTAAGATTTGATGGAGCCTGGTCATTAAGAGCTTTGACAGTGatgagaaggattttaaattctattctggATTTTACATTATACAGGAAGCTAATACAGAGAGGCCAAAATGGGAGAAATGTgatctcttttccttctttttgtcaaTACACATTAACCAGCTGGAGAGTTGTTAGCAGTCTGCTAGGgtagcctgataataatgaattacaataatccaGCCTAGATGTAACAAATGCGTGGACTAGTTTTTCTACATAAATTTGAGACAagatgtgtctgatttttgtGATATGAAAGTGAAGAAAGGCATTGAAATCTGTTCAGTGTGAGAGTTAAAGGCCATATCCCGAtaataaatatagatatatcattATAGTGACATAATTATTGACATCAATAgggattttgttgtattttaccAGAAAGTAGTGAAATTGAAATAATTCTAGGCCATATTGTGCcgactgttttttttattttcatactttCATTTGTTGTGTATTCTATGTGGTATTAGATAGGTCTTGAAAGTCTTAAAGTCCGtcttaaagtaagaataaatatgtgttctgattttgacataccacagaaaagtgtgttgttaactaccctgccaaatttgaatgattaaaatatatgaaattatgcTTCAAATCAgcctctgctcccaaacgctgtgggcgtgcctgccgagttcgctgaaatcCCACCCCCTACGAAgttcatctgtcaatcaaagtcaccacctctaccagaaacatggacgctaggtctgaaaGCTTTCTGTtgttaactcagctgctagttcggcggctaacttggcggctaacttggctaactggctaactgtagactgtagtagtagcagagctggtgactcggacttgcgactcatactcgagtcgcacttaagtcgcactacacattgacttcagactcgactcggactcgacctcaagagcttcagacttgactcggactcgaggctggagactcgcaaattaccattattttcatgttatcatttatattctcattatttattatctgtcattcgtcttctctgtttgcatttgggaagtgatctctggctgcgactgaggctgacagtaaacaccaacatcacgcacGCGCCGTGTGTACGCGCGCATTTCGAGCAGAGCCcatctactactgtatactgtattagaaactctctgatttcaagacaatggcgagtgaaagaagcccaacaggagtcccttggatcgttacatttggctacaatgccttcacgcagtcagccaacaaacggacagcagtgtgcaaagtgtgcaacaagaagattcaagattttggttcaaccacttcaaacttcatccggcatctgaaaacgcacccagaccggtcagtcacttgctaatgtgaaagacgttaaaattagcaattagctctcAAACGAATATTAACGTTACATTCTTGCTGCTGGCCATATGATGTGACAGGCtgagttaacatttcataacggtgtgccagaagagagagagagagagagaggtcatgCTGTAATAACCATAACGGTCACAAGTCTGAACTATGTCAACTCTCATGAacaaaaatgagctgagaacAAACCCACCGGGCCATAAATCAACCTGAATCAACCAAGAAGATGCAAAATCCTAGTTAGCCTGACAACAATATCTCAGAAATCACACAATCCCACAGATCACAATTTAAATAGGCCAGTTCAGTAAGTCAAATGAGTACAACTCATAATTTACTTGCAccattgtgggtgtgtttttgctaaaatacagttatttcttgttaaagaaaatatttatgttttttttcaggaatgtgaaagaggttttaaagaaccagtttttcatttttaagttagtaagtcaaatgagtacaactcataatttacttgcaccattgtgggtgtgttttttcatttgttgttaaaatacattgttggtgcgatatatttcttttattgtattttacagcattgttaaagaaaaactcttgttaaagaaaaatacaattatgaaattgaaacaatcctttgtattttttccacatcacattgctgtagattctagtgaaacaatcatcagtactgtcttatatagagaattttacagagcttatagaatttgaatttgatttagtgtttgcgagagacttgagacttgacttggacttgaccctcaaagacttgagacttgactcggactctcgctcaaagacttgagacttgacttggacttgcaagaaatgacttgtgaacacctctgagtagtagtgtgtgctgaatgtatttatagctacagcagcaggggccgGTTAggcggtgattttcagacccgcccactaaatcctgaacacagaaattttgaaacacagtttgtgaaacctagctccacaattcaaatctaaatggttgaaatgctttttacacatttttttggaaTTACctatttaatttgtttagaagaaaatgtctgaattcactttacacagtctttaaattcAGGTTGATGAACCCTGCAGGAAATCTATGCCAAGGCCACATTTCTGAAGCATCATATTGAAGAGTCATCTTAGCAACAAGCATGCTCTGTGTATTTCCTGGCAGTCTAAACCTTCAATGTTGATGTCATACTCTGTGATACTCGAGCTATTATGCAGACAAATAAAAGTATTTGCTTAAAAGTGACCCTCTGTGGTTTTCTGAATTAAACAGCATTCTTAAGCataattcttattattcttttttctctgttgttttctcttttagaCACATTCTGGATGTTTTCAGATTTTGGCCCTCAGTTGTTCATACATCCAGAGATTCCTTGATGTATGATGAATCTGACTGTAATCAGGAAAAATACTACTGAACCTCTGAGTCTACATTCCTACAATCTGCAAGGCCATATCCTGCATTCAAGTGCTGACTTCAGCATTATGCATGTGTCACAATGTCAACTAGGGCGACCAAACTGGCTCTGCTTTCATCAACATATGACCTCAAACTTGTATGCATTCAGTGCTctgtcagaaagaaagaaattacgTATTCCTTAAAATCAGTCCAGCACCAGTGTTCACATGATCTCCTGCTCTGCAGAGCCAAAGGTGGCGGCAAATGGAGGCCGGTTTCTAGACGTCCCAAGTTTCCAAACCCTAGTCAGTATATGACCTGTTGGTTCTTTGAAGAGGGCTCTGGCTGCACAAGGCACCAAAACCGATGCACCTTTGCTAGAAGTGATGAGGAAGCAGCAGTGTGGAACTTTGAAAAGCATCAAAGATTAGACCATGACCATCTCTGCTATCTTATATCTCAGTCTGAGAGAGGATCTGATCAGAGTAACACATCTAAACGTCTTGGTGACCTTTTGGATTTAGATTTGAAGGCTGTGTGTGATCTATGCTCTGTTAAGGAGAATGAAATAACATACACTGTTGAGTCAGTTATTCACAAGTGCAGTAGAAATCAGCTTTTAGTCAAAGCCAAAGCCACTTACCAATGGAGACCTGTCTCTGAGCGGCCTAAATGTGGAAACTTTGGTCAAAATGTCTTTTACAAAGCTTGTGACTTCTATGTAGAGGGCACTGGATGCACACAACATGGAGAGAGCTGCACTTTTGCCAGAAGCTTCGAAGAGGCCACTGTATGGAACTAtgttagagggaaaaaaatagataaagatGAGTTAATCAGACATGTAGCTGAATCTGAGCATATTTCGATAACACCAGAAAGTGCAGCTGAAAGCATACTCCAAACATTTTCAGGGGAATTCATTGAGCTCTGTAAAGACTGCTTTCATGATCGTCCACAAAAATTAACAGTCAAAAGATGGAACGCCACTTGCTCGGCAGACAAAGCACACACCTGGAACCCAATCTTAGTTTATCACTTATCAGAGAATAATAAGAATGACATCTACAGTCAGGTGCGCTCACTTCCCCAAAACTGTCAGTTTAAGTACTGCAGTCATGTCAGGCAAGACAAGCCCTGCTGGCATCAGGCCGGCCACTGTGCCTCTGCCCAGAGTGAGGTGGAGATGATGGTGTGGAAAGCGGAACAGAGTGGACTCTTAGTCCGGCCTCATCTCCTTCATTTGAGCCAGCAGAAACAGTCCAGACAGGTCAGCATGTACTGCAAAGTCTGCCTCCTGGCCCTTTCCTCCACAGAGAGCTTCTTCAAGCACTGCTCCTCTTTGGAGCATGCCAAGTTACTCTCTGATGACACCACCACCAAGTGGGAATGTCGGCAACCTCCACACAATCGCAGAGCTGAGTTTTGGCTGTGTGACAGGTAATCAACACTGTTCCCCTTTACATGATTTACTGCTGTACTGTAGGTACTGTAGGTTTTTTGCCATGGCTATGGACATTTATACTATTATGTGGTGTAATCCCAAAAAACCAAGAGCTTTACCCAGTTGGTCATCCATTTGCACAATTGCATACGGTTTTATGGGACTCTCCATCTTCCTGTGGTTTGATCTATTGAAAACAGGATATTCagtattgttgttattgttaagATGCCCTTCTTGAATAACATATCAGGAATCACACATACATAGTAATTGTAAAGGTCTTTTTGCTGTTAAAAAGGGGAAAGCATTTCCCAACTTATCCTTTAAAGAGTAATGTTGTATTCCACTTTCACACAACATAGTAACAAAACTAGGAAAGTTTTGTGTATGTAATGTAGTGCAAAAACTTATTGATGGAATTAAAGGGTTATTACCAATTTGAAAAAAAGTCAGTATTAACACAAGATGGTGACAGACTTCCAGAAACACCTCAAACAACTGTTATTGTTTGTTACTATTCCAATGTTTATTTTGTACTGAAATTTCCATTTCATCTCAGACCACAAACGTGTGAGTATGACAACAACTGTCCAAAAGCTCATTCTATGGAAGAACTGAAGGAGTGGGTGATGCGTGCTGAAGAGGAAGCGGAAATCAGACATAACATTGAAGCCCAAGGTTACATGAGTTATAATGACAGGCTTTTGGAAGAATacaaaaacagcagcaatgaAGTATACATTGTGAGTATGAGGCTCAAATATTTTGTTTAGGTTCAGGTAACAAAGGTAGTTAACACTAGTTACTATTACTACAATTAccattactattactattattattactattactaataATATAGGTATTGAGAGTTCAATCAATTTACTCTACCAATTCCTATCAATTCAAACAATTTTACTACTTCATATTTTCAACAGATGTCAGTTCAAGTTGATGATGTCAGCATCTCTTGTGATAAAGATTTAACTTTGGAGTGTGAACACATCAATGCAACACTTCAGTGGAACTTTCAAG contains:
- the stmn3 gene encoding stathmin-3 yields the protein TAYTDKIKEMSMLSLLCSCFHTQPHPNSLYQYGGLEVKGLNKRASGQSFELILKDPDQFKDKPQNQPLPSPPKKEVSLEELQKRLEAAEDRRKSQEALVLKQLAEKREHEQEVLHKVREENNNFSKKTEEKLFQKMEVIKENREAHLNALKQRLREKEVHAAEVRRNKELKADLSG